In Anaerolineales bacterium, one DNA window encodes the following:
- a CDS encoding branched-chain amino acid ABC transporter permease yields MRATFGERFTDWAVSSFMWGFRIFIILIVVVGTYFTLSSGKYTGEQWIDFVVFGVSQGSIYAMIALGYTMVYGILRMINFAHGEIFMSGAFCSYFLATWLTDAGFTDKNPFLGLLIPILFAMFMSASIAMLVERIAYRPLRGAPRLVPLISAIGASFFLQYTFRGFFGPGVYAYPPVKALEGEWVFFGIGILKVQVIVAVAAAIMMAILYGIVMLSKVGKAMRAVSENKDTAALMGIDVNRIIVSTFAIGAAMAGAAGVLYALIFRQVGFFMGFTPGIKAFTAAVLGGIGNIPGAMLGGLVLGIFESVGPALFLDGLGIPRPYQLKDAIAYTMLVMILLFRPSGILGERITTKKA; encoded by the coding sequence ATGCGCGCAACCTTTGGAGAACGATTTACAGACTGGGCCGTAAGTAGTTTCATGTGGGGGTTCCGTATCTTCATTATTCTGATCGTTGTAGTGGGCACATACTTTACACTCAGCAGCGGCAAATACACCGGCGAACAATGGATTGATTTTGTCGTGTTTGGCGTTTCCCAGGGAAGCATCTACGCCATGATCGCCCTGGGCTATACCATGGTATATGGCATCCTGCGTATGATCAACTTTGCCCATGGGGAAATCTTTATGAGCGGGGCATTCTGCTCATACTTCCTGGCAACCTGGCTGACCGACGCCGGCTTCACTGATAAAAACCCCTTCCTCGGTCTTTTGATCCCGATTTTATTTGCAATGTTCATGTCTGCGAGTATCGCAATGCTTGTGGAACGTATTGCCTATCGCCCCCTGCGTGGAGCGCCCCGCCTTGTGCCTCTCATCAGTGCGATCGGCGCTTCTTTTTTCTTGCAATATACATTCCGCGGTTTCTTCGGTCCGGGTGTGTATGCATATCCACCGGTCAAGGCACTTGAAGGCGAATGGGTGTTCTTTGGCATTGGAATTCTCAAAGTACAGGTCATCGTTGCGGTCGCCGCCGCCATTATGATGGCAATTCTATACGGCATTGTGATGCTGTCAAAAGTCGGCAAAGCCATGCGCGCCGTTTCGGAAAACAAGGACACTGCCGCCCTGATGGGCATAGACGTCAACCGCATCATCGTCTCCACCTTTGCGATTGGCGCGGCAATGGCTGGTGCTGCAGGCGTTCTCTATGCGCTTATTTTCCGGCAGGTCGGCTTCTTCATGGGCTTTACCCCGGGCATTAAAGCCTTCACTGCCGCGGTCCTGGGCGGCATCGGAAATATCCCCGGCGCCATGCTGGGAGGGCTTGTTCTTGGCATCTTCGAATCCGTTGGCCCCGCCCTCTTTCTCGATGGTCTCGGCATCCCACGACCCTATCAGCTCAAGGACGCAATTGCATACACGATGCTGGTCATGATCCTTTTGTTCCGCCCATCCGGTATTCTGGGCGAACGCATCACTACCAAGAAAGCCTGA
- a CDS encoding ABC transporter ATP-binding protein, producing MMAHILTAQRVTKRFGGLVAVNTVDFEIPEKSIVSIIGPNGAGKTTFFNCITGFGKIDEGTITFEETEIHHLRPDQISRLGIARTYQNIRLFADMTTLENILVGQHAFLHSPWFSAVLSTPGNRAEEKGALAEAQRLLNYVGLKGKGDMLARNLPYGEQRRLEIARALATRPKLLLLDEPSAGMNPRETEDLTAFIRRLRDELGITILLIEHHMRVVMGISEKITVLDYGEKIAEGTPKEIQTNPRVIEAYLGRGAATDGMENAHEKHSSKKKS from the coding sequence ATGATGGCACACATCCTAACCGCACAAAGAGTGACCAAACGTTTCGGCGGACTCGTGGCTGTTAATACCGTGGATTTTGAAATCCCGGAAAAATCCATCGTCAGCATCATCGGGCCGAACGGCGCAGGCAAAACGACGTTTTTCAACTGCATCACCGGTTTTGGAAAAATTGACGAAGGCACAATCACATTTGAAGAGACCGAGATCCACCATCTCCGCCCGGACCAGATCAGCCGCCTCGGCATTGCGCGCACCTACCAAAATATCCGCCTTTTTGCTGATATGACCACGCTGGAAAATATCCTGGTCGGTCAACATGCCTTCCTGCACTCTCCCTGGTTCAGCGCAGTGTTGAGCACACCTGGAAATCGTGCCGAAGAAAAAGGGGCACTCGCAGAAGCACAAAGATTGCTTAACTATGTGGGCCTCAAAGGCAAAGGCGACATGCTGGCCCGCAACCTTCCCTATGGTGAACAACGACGCCTTGAAATCGCACGCGCGCTCGCCACACGCCCAAAACTGCTCCTGCTGGATGAGCCCAGCGCCGGCATGAACCCGCGTGAAACCGAAGACCTGACCGCATTCATACGCCGCCTGCGCGACGAACTTGGCATCACCATCCTGCTCATCGAACACCACATGCGCGTGGTGATGGGCATATCCGAGAAAATTACCGTGCTTGATTACGGCGAAAAGATCGCGGAAGGTACGCCGAAGGAGATCCAGACCAACCCGAGGGTGATTGAAGCCTACCTTGGACGCGGCGCCGCAACAGACGGCATGGAAAACGCCCATGAAAAACATTCAAGCAAAAAGAAATCCTAG
- a CDS encoding ABC transporter ATP-binding protein, producing MSTLNINNVHTYYGNIQALKGVTLEVKSGEIVTLIGGNGAGKTTTLRTISGLLKPRIGTVTLEGEDLLKYKAHEIVYKGISMVPEGRGIFTRLTITENLEMGAYSRTSKQEMKEDMEKVFALFPRLKERRSQVAGTLSGGEQQMLATGRALMSRPDILLMDEPSMGLAPVLVELIFDTIQRINQQGTTILLVEQNALMALSIAHRGYVLQTGEIVISDTAKNLKSNPTVQKAYLGME from the coding sequence ATGTCAACACTCAACATCAATAATGTTCACACCTACTATGGCAATATCCAGGCCCTAAAAGGGGTCACGCTCGAGGTCAAAAGTGGCGAGATCGTAACATTGATCGGCGGGAACGGCGCTGGAAAAACCACCACCCTCAGGACCATCTCTGGTCTGCTCAAACCCCGCATTGGCACAGTCACACTGGAGGGCGAGGACCTGCTCAAATACAAGGCGCATGAAATTGTCTACAAGGGGATTTCCATGGTGCCGGAAGGGCGCGGCATCTTCACCCGCCTGACCATCACCGAAAACCTCGAGATGGGCGCATACAGCCGCACCAGCAAACAGGAAATGAAGGAGGACATGGAAAAAGTCTTCGCGCTTTTTCCGCGCCTCAAGGAACGCCGCTCTCAAGTGGCAGGCACTCTTTCCGGCGGCGAACAACAAATGCTTGCCACCGGGCGGGCGCTCATGTCGAGACCGGACATCCTGCTCATGGATGAACCATCCATGGGCCTTGCGCCCGTGCTGGTGGAATTGATTTTCGATACCATCCAGCGGATCAACCAGCAGGGCACTACCATCCTGCTGGTGGAACAAAACGCCCTCATGGCACTGTCCATTGCCCACCGCGGTTACGTTCTACAGACGGGCGAGATCGTCATCAGCGACACAGCCAAGAACCTGAAGAGTAACCCAACAGTTCAAAAAGCCTATCTGGGCATGGAATAG
- a CDS encoding FAD-dependent oxidoreductase — MNLPTTTDIVIIGGGVMGASAAYHLAKHGMKNIVLLEKEEFFGTGATGRCAGGVRYQFSTEINVKLSQESLPMIERFKEETGQDVNYVQCGYLLVATNEQDAETFKHNVELQNNLGVQTQLLSGDEVRARLPLMRFEDALAGTFNSKDGIVDPNGVVMGYVSAAQKMGVQAVTHAEVTGITVGGGEIRGVQTSLGDVQTRMVLNAAGPWAGLIGQMAGVELPIVPLRRQMFTTNPLKEVPMDFPFVIDFAKSLYFHREGEGLLIGMSNQNEIPGFDQNVDEDFELVNLEAAIERMPIVEKASRASHWAGLYEVTPDAHPIYGATDVKGFTVCTGFSGHGFMHGPVSGKLMSEYILDGTYSTLDVSMLDLKRFEEGRLIKEYNVV; from the coding sequence ATGAACCTACCAACCACAACAGACATCGTCATCATCGGCGGGGGCGTGATGGGGGCAAGCGCCGCGTATCACCTAGCAAAACACGGCATGAAAAACATCGTCCTGCTCGAAAAGGAGGAGTTTTTTGGAACCGGCGCAACGGGCAGGTGCGCGGGCGGGGTACGCTACCAGTTCTCGACCGAGATCAACGTCAAGCTTTCGCAGGAAAGCCTGCCGATGATCGAACGCTTCAAAGAGGAAACGGGGCAGGATGTGAACTACGTCCAATGCGGCTATTTGCTCGTGGCGACCAACGAACAAGATGCCGAAACCTTTAAACACAACGTGGAATTGCAAAACAACCTCGGCGTGCAAACCCAACTGTTGAGCGGGGACGAAGTCCGCGCACGGCTGCCGCTGATGAGATTCGAAGACGCGCTTGCGGGCACGTTCAATTCCAAAGACGGCATCGTGGACCCGAACGGCGTGGTGATGGGATACGTCAGCGCGGCGCAGAAGATGGGCGTGCAAGCCGTCACGCACGCCGAGGTGACGGGCATCACCGTCGGCGGGGGAGAAATCCGGGGAGTGCAGACAAGCCTCGGCGACGTCCAGACGCGCATGGTGTTGAATGCGGCAGGTCCATGGGCAGGGCTGATCGGTCAGATGGCGGGAGTCGAACTCCCCATCGTCCCCCTCCGCAGGCAGATGTTCACCACAAATCCGCTGAAGGAAGTTCCCATGGATTTTCCGTTTGTCATTGACTTTGCAAAGTCGTTGTACTTTCACCGCGAGGGCGAGGGTTTGCTGATCGGCATGAGCAATCAAAACGAAATACCTGGCTTCGACCAAAATGTGGACGAAGATTTCGAGTTGGTGAATCTTGAAGCCGCGATCGAGCGCATGCCGATCGTGGAAAAAGCCAGCCGCGCATCTCATTGGGCGGGCTTGTACGAAGTGACGCCCGACGCGCACCCGATCTATGGCGCGACGGATGTAAAAGGCTTTACAGTCTGCACGGGCTTTTCGGGGCACGGCTTCATGCACGGACCTGTCTCCGGAAAGTTAATGAGCGAGTATATTCTCGATGGTACATATTCCACGTTGGATGTTTCGATGCTCGATTTAAAACGCTTTGAAGAAGGGCGTTTGATAAAAGAGTACAATGTGGTGTAA
- a CDS encoding molybdopterin-binding protein, translating into MTSAEIITIGTEILLGEIVDTNTRHIARSLRGLGVDLYRTITIGDNVDRIASAIHNSMERADIVITTGGLGPTIDDPTREAVAKAIGAETEFREDLWQQVVETISRYGRKPSENQKRQAYVPKGAIGIRNPVGTAPCFIVETPRNAVISLPGVPNEMEHVLHESIIPYLQKRFPLDEILKIRVLHCAGLGEGVIDEKIADLETLSNPTVGLAAHTGVVDVRIAAKAKTEHEADGMIAQVEAQVRERLGNIVFGADDDRLDKVTLDTVASRGLSLTAIESGLDGMLARKIPQTTSIPNLNPASLMDALRAARAASKADIALGVSVYMDERAAEMAMITPKGEKTHRIPFGGPPKSLPRWSVNLALNWLRTTMEEMN; encoded by the coding sequence ATGACCTCAGCAGAAATCATCACCATCGGCACGGAAATATTACTCGGCGAGATCGTGGATACGAACACGCGCCACATTGCGCGCAGCCTGCGCGGGTTGGGCGTGGATTTATACCGCACCATCACCATCGGCGATAATGTGGATCGCATTGCAAGTGCAATTCATAATTCCATGGAACGCGCCGATATTGTCATCACCACGGGCGGATTGGGTCCCACCATTGACGATCCCACGCGCGAAGCGGTTGCCAAAGCTATCGGCGCGGAAACCGAATTCCGCGAAGACCTATGGCAACAAGTTGTTGAAACGATTTCAAGATATGGCCGCAAACCGTCTGAAAACCAAAAGCGACAGGCGTATGTGCCAAAGGGAGCCATCGGTATTCGCAATCCCGTTGGCACGGCACCTTGTTTTATCGTTGAAACGCCGCGCAACGCGGTTATCTCCCTGCCTGGCGTGCCCAATGAAATGGAACACGTCCTGCATGAATCCATCATCCCGTACCTGCAAAAGCGTTTTCCTCTCGATGAAATTCTCAAGATCCGCGTCCTGCATTGTGCGGGCCTTGGCGAGGGCGTGATCGATGAAAAGATCGCCGATCTCGAAACGCTCAGCAATCCCACTGTTGGGCTTGCCGCGCACACAGGCGTGGTGGATGTCCGCATTGCGGCAAAAGCAAAGACTGAACATGAAGCCGATGGAATGATCGCACAGGTTGAGGCGCAAGTACGCGAGCGGCTTGGGAATATCGTCTTCGGCGCGGATGATGACAGGCTGGATAAAGTCACGCTGGATACAGTGGCAAGCCGCGGCTTGAGTCTGACCGCGATCGAGTCGGGATTGGATGGAATGTTGGCGCGAAAGATCCCGCAGACCACCTCCATCCCCAATCTGAATCCTGCCTCCCTGATGGACGCCTTGCGTGCCGCCCGAGCCGCTTCCAAGGCAGATATCGCCTTGGGCGTTTCCGTTTACATGGACGAACGCGCCGCTGAGATGGCAATGATCACGCCAAAAGGCGAGAAGACTCACCGCATCCCCTTCGGCGGACCACCCAAGAGCCTGCCGCGCTGGAGCGTGAACCTCGCCCTCAACTGGCTGCGGACGACCATGGAGGAAATGAATTAA
- a CDS encoding M14 family metallopeptidase, producing the protein MPAPKRRKDNPWVILAWALNIIGLGGIALVLVAYWALQPALAAPQEQKPVYPAALPATYTPDLSSLYLPTVTPNPLSTMIVVETATPFVLPEGDKRRTVIGYSVSGRPIEVYTFGNGGKQRMIVAGIHGGYEWNTIALADELITHIYENPEIIPGDVTLYILRNLNPDGDARDHGIDGRVNDHGVDLNRNFPTNWSSTWDRSGCWNYGPTTGGTGPGSEPETRALMYFLQSHKVEALISYHSAALGVFPGGEPWEKNSIEFAQALANVTGYRFPPIDTGCVFTGTLADYAVELGAVAVDMELSTHRYTDFKQNLRALEVLLNWR; encoded by the coding sequence ATGCCTGCGCCGAAGCGACGCAAAGACAATCCCTGGGTCATCCTTGCATGGGCGTTGAACATCATCGGGCTGGGAGGGATTGCGCTTGTCCTGGTGGCGTACTGGGCGCTGCAACCCGCTTTGGCAGCGCCCCAGGAACAAAAACCAGTGTATCCTGCCGCCCTGCCGGCCACCTACACGCCGGACCTGTCGTCGTTATACCTTCCGACGGTCACACCCAATCCGCTCTCCACCATGATCGTGGTGGAGACAGCCACACCCTTCGTACTGCCCGAAGGCGACAAACGCCGCACGGTCATTGGCTATTCGGTATCAGGACGCCCGATCGAAGTGTATACCTTTGGGAACGGCGGAAAACAAAGGATGATCGTGGCGGGCATCCACGGCGGCTATGAGTGGAACACGATCGCGCTTGCCGATGAATTGATCACCCATATCTACGAGAACCCCGAGATCATCCCCGGCGACGTGACGCTCTACATCCTGCGCAACTTGAACCCGGACGGTGATGCGCGCGACCACGGCATTGACGGGCGCGTCAACGACCACGGCGTGGACTTGAACCGCAACTTCCCCACAAACTGGTCTTCAACATGGGACCGCAGCGGCTGTTGGAATTACGGTCCGACCACGGGCGGCACAGGGCCCGGCTCCGAACCGGAGACGCGCGCACTGATGTATTTTTTGCAAAGCCACAAGGTGGAGGCTCTTATCAGTTATCATAGCGCCGCGCTGGGCGTTTTCCCCGGCGGCGAGCCCTGGGAAAAAAATTCGATAGAATTTGCACAAGCGCTTGCCAACGTGACGGGCTACCGCTTCCCGCCCATCGATACGGGGTGCGTCTTCACAGGCACCCTCGCCGATTACGCGGTTGAACTCGGCGCAGTGGCAGTGGACATGGAACTATCCACGCACCGATACACGGATTTCAAACAGAATCTAAGAGCATTGGAAGTGCTGTTGAATTGGAGATAG
- a CDS encoding amidohydrolase family protein, whose product MTQKADTLFLNAIVLTMDEKLNQYDPGAVAVKGDAIIAVGPEVDIKKKYSANETVDCGGKVLMPGLVNAHTHVPMTLLRGLADDLRLDVWLMGYMLPVEREFVSPEFVRLGTSLACAEQIRSGVTTFNDMYFFEDDIAQAAADAGMRAVCGQSIMKYPAPDADAFEDSLAYARGFIKKWKDHPLIIPAIAPHAPYSTTPEILRACADIAKEFDVPLHIHISETAFEVETMRNEQGMPVVPYVKKQGIFEAKVIAAHCVHIDVGEMRTMQHANAGISHNPSSNLKLASGFAPVQKMLENGLNVGIGTDGPASNNDLDMFEEVRLASFVAKASSNDPTVVPAATALLMATRMGAQALHIGHLTGSLEAGKRADLILVDTSPVHNSPRFKRDPHNAYAQLVFASKSTDVTDVMVNGKWLMRDHELLTLKEAELLQQARELAQRIDAFLIEREQSVLSKLIALGGSMEQESFEVQVKVKVTEPDSLVRKMKRPEIEVTAHKHYHQYDNYFLFDDPAQGRLRFREDNLINEKGDVENVRSRLTLLGQKREDEIGHDVLLSRSRFLAPAVHTLRFYREYFKPVQEISIEKDRLRWHIRYKDTEFFINIDEVKEPGMGHFLEIKSRTWSRTDADRKAELTGELLDLLGAGNAETVTQDLIEILTAN is encoded by the coding sequence ATGACACAAAAAGCAGATACGCTCTTCCTCAACGCCATCGTCCTGACGATGGATGAAAAACTGAACCAATACGATCCCGGCGCAGTCGCCGTCAAAGGGGATGCGATCATCGCAGTGGGTCCCGAAGTGGATATAAAAAAGAAATATTCGGCAAATGAAACCGTCGATTGCGGCGGCAAGGTGCTGATGCCGGGACTGGTCAACGCGCATACGCATGTACCCATGACCCTGCTGCGCGGCCTTGCCGATGACCTGCGCCTGGACGTCTGGCTGATGGGCTACATGCTGCCGGTGGAGCGGGAGTTCGTCTCGCCTGAATTCGTGCGGCTGGGCACATCCCTCGCCTGCGCGGAACAGATCCGCAGCGGAGTGACCACCTTCAACGACATGTATTTCTTTGAAGACGACATCGCCCAGGCGGCCGCCGATGCGGGCATGCGCGCGGTCTGCGGACAGTCCATCATGAAATATCCCGCGCCGGATGCGGATGCCTTCGAAGACTCGCTCGCCTATGCGCGCGGGTTCATCAAAAAGTGGAAAGACCATCCGCTCATCATCCCCGCGATTGCGCCGCACGCGCCCTACTCCACCACGCCGGAAATATTGCGCGCCTGCGCCGATATCGCAAAAGAATTCGATGTGCCGCTTCACATTCACATTTCAGAAACCGCGTTCGAAGTGGAGACCATGCGCAACGAACAGGGCATGCCCGTTGTGCCGTACGTGAAAAAGCAGGGCATCTTCGAAGCCAAGGTGATCGCGGCGCACTGCGTCCACATCGACGTCGGCGAGATGCGAACCATGCAGCATGCGAACGCAGGCATTTCGCACAACCCCTCGTCCAATCTCAAGCTCGCCTCTGGTTTTGCGCCCGTGCAAAAAATGCTCGAAAACGGACTGAATGTCGGCATCGGCACGGATGGCCCCGCTTCGAACAACGACCTCGACATGTTCGAGGAAGTGCGCCTTGCCTCGTTCGTTGCGAAGGCTTCATCGAATGACCCGACCGTCGTCCCGGCGGCGACCGCCCTCCTGATGGCCACCCGCATGGGCGCGCAAGCGCTTCATATCGGACATTTGACCGGGTCGCTGGAAGCGGGCAAACGTGCTGACCTGATCCTGGTGGACACTTCCCCCGTCCATAACTCCCCGCGCTTCAAACGGGACCCTCACAATGCCTACGCCCAGCTGGTATTCGCCTCCAAATCCACCGATGTGACCGATGTGATGGTGAATGGAAAATGGTTGATGCGTGACCATGAACTGCTGACGCTGAAAGAGGCGGAGCTTCTTCAACAGGCACGCGAACTGGCGCAAAGGATCGACGCCTTCCTGATCGAACGCGAACAGTCTGTGCTTTCCAAGTTGATCGCGCTGGGCGGTTCGATGGAGCAGGAGTCGTTCGAGGTGCAGGTGAAGGTCAAGGTAACGGAACCAGACTCACTGGTCCGAAAAATGAAGCGACCGGAGATCGAAGTCACCGCACATAAACACTATCACCAATATGACAATTACTTCCTCTTCGACGATCCGGCCCAGGGACGCCTGCGCTTCCGCGAGGACAATCTCATCAACGAAAAAGGCGACGTGGAAAATGTACGCTCGCGTTTGACATTGCTCGGCCAAAAACGCGAGGACGAGATCGGGCATGATGTGCTGCTCTCGCGCAGCCGCTTCCTCGCCCCCGCGGTTCACACCCTGCGTTTCTACCGCGAGTACTTCAAACCCGTGCAGGAAATTTCCATCGAGAAGGACCGCCTGCGCTGGCACATCCGCTATAAGGACACGGAGTTCTTCATCAACATCGATGAAGTAAAGGAACCGGGCATGGGACATTTCCTCGAGATCAAGAGCCGCACGTGGAGCCGCACGGACGCCGACCGCAAGGCGGAACTTACCGGCGAATTGCTGGACCTGCTCGGCGCAGGCAACGCGGAAACCGTGACCCAGGACCTGATCGAGATATTGACCGCGAATTAA
- the mltG gene encoding endolytic transglycosylase MltG — MRRYQYYFILALLVLASLACVFAFLYYIPAQASLLYGPPASHLSISNRIEYSARLLMHGDRLITPRDPNGIEQPFHIEGGEPVSSIANRLEELGFISSADAFFDYVVYSGIDLTIQAGDFTLSPALSIVKVAQTLQKFSPGDASLVILPGWRMEEIAASLPTSGLSIDPQTFLAAAQTPSQVLAFASPATMEGFFYPDTYTLPRETTVDQLLDAVARNFVVHISGDLQEGFASQGLSLYQAVILASIVEREAIRAEESALIASVYLNRLAIGMKLDADPTVQYALGYRPDTNSWWKSPLFLNDLQVSSSFNTYQIGGLPPAPISNPGLEALQAVAFPQASPYYYFRAACDGSGYHVFAVTLEEQIANACP; from the coding sequence ATGCGTCGATATCAATATTATTTCATCCTTGCTTTACTTGTCCTTGCCAGCCTTGCCTGCGTATTTGCCTTCCTGTATTACATTCCTGCACAGGCCTCGCTTCTCTACGGTCCGCCCGCAAGCCATCTTTCGATTTCAAACCGCATCGAATATTCCGCGCGCCTGCTCATGCATGGAGACAGGCTCATCACACCGCGCGACCCGAATGGGATTGAACAGCCCTTCCATATCGAAGGCGGCGAACCCGTGAGTTCCATTGCAAACAGGCTCGAGGAGCTGGGCTTCATTTCCAGCGCCGATGCATTCTTTGATTACGTGGTCTACAGCGGCATCGACCTGACCATCCAGGCGGGTGACTTCACCCTCAGCCCCGCGCTGTCCATTGTAAAGGTCGCACAGACATTGCAGAAATTTTCTCCCGGAGATGCATCGCTCGTGATCCTGCCCGGCTGGCGGATGGAGGAGATCGCCGCCTCGCTTCCGACCTCGGGCTTGTCCATTGACCCCCAAACATTTCTTGCCGCCGCACAGACCCCATCCCAGGTGCTTGCGTTTGCATCTCCCGCCACCATGGAGGGATTCTTCTATCCGGATACCTATACCCTGCCGCGGGAGACAACCGTTGACCAGCTGCTGGATGCCGTCGCGCGTAACTTTGTTGTCCATATCTCGGGCGACCTACAGGAGGGGTTTGCCAGCCAGGGACTGAGCCTGTATCAAGCCGTCATCCTCGCTTCCATCGTGGAGCGCGAAGCCATTCGCGCGGAGGAATCCGCGCTGATCGCCTCCGTGTATTTGAACCGCCTCGCCATCGGCATGAAACTGGATGCCGACCCGACCGTCCAATACGCGCTTGGGTATCGTCCGGATACGAATTCATGGTGGAAGAGCCCGCTCTTTTTGAATGACCTGCAAGTCAGTTCGTCGTTTAACACCTATCAGATCGGTGGATTGCCGCCCGCGCCCATCTCCAACCCCGGTTTGGAAGCCTTGCAGGCGGTGGCATTCCCGCAAGCCTCCCCGTATTACTACTTCCGTGCCGCATGTGACGGCTCCGGCTATCACGTATTCGCGGTCACATTGGAAGAACAGATCGCCAATGCCTGCCCCTAA